One Natrinema halophilum genomic window carries:
- a CDS encoding DNA-binding protein, with translation MSQVETTPHEIEGRWKWPDWGRGPYDALSSVMLGPPFEGFLEIDTEVDGEPWHLEVRYSKSGFAPRLSDGINAERLYEWDIVGRGRGERKASFNISPRFPNMRHWESGEKLQLPWENQVGEVDGIDVEFHTSNIEPERGLELLSEFYAAVFEHAGERIHPDYFRTEPHEASRMWAYERYVRIRREWASKLSSAGVLQKVAHYLSDLEGVKAELHINNEEVINHQNRLFLNPTSAGELLPSHTYGRKLEIYQLKDPDAVSKDHPSYHPKVEVLVNKSLNAGEAWAWADRHEVTEQIEETLLNALHWEDIPLSPDGNGVYVADDHFDAVPREKSVELYEDPTPRLEAKSDHLLMTTLRDMGETARDVTERVATDGGATVDDLADQLGKHPATIYRAISDLGDVLELDQGDVSFRARKYREELRALVESAEYAIESYADRMQHLMGLADHVAESSPFQKWLAENGAELSFDDNGEPRRMRIDTILSRLKSDSFENVQTLASEALEKWSRSGNDPTVLRGAELTWKTPGGGTETGFVGAVADR, from the coding sequence GTGTCGCAGGTCGAGACGACCCCGCACGAGATCGAGGGCCGCTGGAAGTGGCCCGACTGGGGACGTGGTCCATACGACGCACTGTCATCGGTGATGCTCGGGCCGCCTTTCGAGGGGTTCCTCGAGATCGATACCGAGGTCGACGGCGAGCCGTGGCACCTGGAGGTGCGCTACAGCAAGTCTGGGTTCGCACCGCGGTTATCGGACGGAATCAACGCCGAACGTCTCTACGAGTGGGATATCGTGGGCCGTGGGCGCGGTGAGCGAAAAGCATCGTTCAATATCTCGCCGCGGTTTCCGAATATGCGCCACTGGGAAAGTGGCGAGAAGCTACAGCTCCCCTGGGAAAATCAGGTCGGTGAAGTCGACGGTATCGACGTCGAGTTTCATACGAGTAACATCGAACCAGAGCGCGGTCTCGAATTGCTATCGGAGTTCTACGCGGCCGTTTTCGAGCATGCAGGCGAGCGGATTCATCCTGACTACTTTCGGACCGAGCCCCACGAAGCCAGTCGAATGTGGGCATATGAGCGCTACGTCAGGATTCGACGGGAATGGGCTTCGAAACTCTCGTCGGCCGGTGTACTGCAGAAAGTCGCTCACTATCTCTCCGACCTGGAGGGCGTGAAAGCCGAGTTGCACATCAACAACGAGGAGGTGATCAACCACCAGAATCGGCTGTTCCTGAATCCGACGTCGGCGGGTGAGTTACTGCCAAGTCACACCTACGGCCGAAAACTCGAGATATACCAGCTGAAGGACCCCGACGCGGTGTCGAAGGATCACCCATCGTACCATCCAAAAGTGGAGGTTCTGGTCAACAAGTCGCTGAACGCCGGTGAGGCATGGGCATGGGCCGATCGACACGAGGTGACCGAGCAGATCGAGGAAACGCTACTGAATGCGCTTCACTGGGAAGACATTCCGCTCAGCCCCGACGGAAACGGCGTGTACGTTGCAGACGACCACTTTGATGCGGTTCCTCGAGAGAAGTCAGTCGAACTCTACGAAGATCCAACGCCACGCCTCGAGGCGAAGTCAGATCACCTGTTGATGACCACGCTTCGAGATATGGGCGAAACCGCCCGAGACGTCACTGAACGAGTTGCGACCGATGGAGGTGCAACGGTCGACGATCTCGCCGACCAGTTGGGCAAGCATCCGGCGACGATCTACCGCGCAATCAGTGATCTCGGTGACGTCCTCGAGCTCGACCAGGGAGATGTGTCGTTCCGGGCCCGGAAGTACCGTGAGGAACTACGAGCGCTCGTCGAGTCGGCCGAGTACGCGATCGAGAGTTACGCCGATCGGATGCAACACCTCATGGGCTTGGCTGACCACGTCGCTGAGTCGTCGCCCTTCCAAAAGTGGCTCGCCGAGAACGGCGCTGAGCTCTCGTTCGATGATAACGGCGAGCCTCGTAGGATGCGTATTGATACGATTCTCTCTCGGTTGAAGTCGGACAGCTTCGAGAACGTGCAGACGCTGGCGAGTGAAGCCCTCGAGAAGTGGTCCAGATCGGGTAATGATCCGACCGTACTGAGAGGTGCGGAACTGACGTGGAAAACGCCCGGTGGTGGGACCGAAACGGGGTTTGTCGGCGCTGTTGCTGATCGCTG